One segment of Trichlorobacter ammonificans DNA contains the following:
- the pssA gene encoding CDP-diacylglycerol--serine O-phosphatidyltransferase, which yields MGHAAHQHPAGEKSENIRKGIYILPNLLTTGSLFSGFYSIVATLNGSYSTAALWVFIALIFDGLDGKVARLTGTTSRFGVEYDSLADLVAFGVSPALMMYAWVLKPFGRLGWLAAFLFAACGALRLARFNVQVNTVEMTRFVGLPIPAAACMVSSTVLLFTHFGWPSSYKRLAVICLIYLLAFLMVSSIRYYSFKDPELIKRQPFGFLVLAIVLLIIVAAEPAVMVFVIMLCYVLSGPLTALLTWPRRRRLEKAIHRGHGDGHHESPVREADGSSPAGRHP from the coding sequence ACCCGGCAGGTGAAAAGTCCGAGAACATCAGGAAAGGGATTTACATCCTGCCCAACCTGTTGACCACGGGGTCGCTTTTCTCTGGATTTTACAGCATTGTCGCCACCTTGAACGGCAGCTACAGTACTGCGGCGCTCTGGGTGTTCATTGCCCTGATTTTCGACGGTCTGGACGGCAAGGTGGCCCGGCTCACCGGAACCACCAGCCGCTTTGGCGTCGAGTACGATTCCCTTGCCGATCTGGTGGCGTTCGGCGTGTCTCCTGCGCTGATGATGTATGCCTGGGTGCTGAAACCATTCGGTCGCCTGGGCTGGTTGGCAGCGTTCCTCTTCGCGGCCTGCGGTGCCCTGCGCCTGGCACGCTTCAACGTCCAGGTGAATACGGTTGAGATGACGCGCTTTGTGGGGCTGCCGATCCCCGCCGCCGCCTGCATGGTCTCCTCAACGGTGCTGCTGTTCACACATTTCGGCTGGCCCAGTTCCTACAAACGCCTTGCCGTCATCTGTCTGATCTACCTGCTGGCCTTTCTGATGGTGTCCAGCATCCGCTATTACTCGTTCAAAGATCCTGAGCTGATCAAACGTCAGCCGTTCGGCTTCCTGGTGCTGGCCATTGTGCTGCTGATCATCGTGGCGGCCGAGCCGGCCGTGATGGTGTTCGTGATCATGCTCTGCTATGTACTGTCGGGGCCACTGACGGCGCTCCTGACCTGGCCCCGACGGCGACGTCTGGAAAAGGCTATCCACCGGGGACATGGAGATGGCCACCATGAGTCGCCGGTCAGGGAAGCGGATGGATCGTCGCCTGCAGGCCGGCATCCGTGA
- a CDS encoding metallophosphoesterase family protein, producing the protein MRILVVSDSHGNENGILEAYQAVRPVDMIIHCGDGEADAWVLEAAESLPVLRVAGNCDVGSRSPRELVSEWKGKRILICHGDRYGVKTGLSFLAARGRELAADAVLFGHTHHALAETDQGLLLLNPGTLFGRASFRSCALLEITDAGLQATIHPLP; encoded by the coding sequence ATGAGGATACTGGTCGTCTCGGATTCCCACGGCAACGAGAATGGCATTCTGGAAGCCTATCAGGCTGTCCGGCCCGTGGATATGATCATACATTGCGGCGACGGGGAGGCGGACGCCTGGGTGCTCGAGGCCGCCGAATCGCTACCAGTCCTGCGAGTGGCCGGCAACTGCGATGTGGGCTCCCGCTCGCCCCGGGAGCTGGTCAGCGAATGGAAGGGAAAGAGAATCCTGATCTGTCACGGCGACCGCTACGGCGTCAAGACGGGACTTTCCTTCCTTGCCGCCCGGGGGCGGGAGCTGGCGGCAGATGCCGTGCTGTTCGGCCATACCCACCATGCCCTGGCTGAGACCGATCAGGGCCTGCTCCTGCTCAACCCCGGCACCTTGTTCGGCCGGGCATCGTTTCGCTCCTGCGCACTGCTGGAGATCACGGATGCCGGCCTGCAGGCGACGATCCATCCGCTTCCCTGA
- the sppA gene encoding signal peptide peptidase SppA, which yields MSLKKLLLIVLLIFFALLLLLVGSIQVARLLLQEEGEGGRAAAGSVGLVEIRGMILDSREPVRQLRHFLKKDDIKAVVVRIDSPGGVVGPSQEIHDEVRRLAAQKKVVVSMGSMAASGGYYIAAPATVIYANPGTITASIGVLIKFSNIEGLMDKIGIKSTTVKTGTFKDAGSPSRPLSPEERAMFQAVIDSTHEQFVRAVAEGRKLPLERVRELADGRILSGEQAKVVGLVDKLGNQQEAVAEAGRLAGISGEPAVVLPPRKKMSYLDLLTDGAEQSINRVVNGVATRGLQLLYE from the coding sequence ATGTCACTGAAAAAACTCCTTCTGATCGTTCTGTTGATTTTTTTCGCCCTGCTGTTGCTGCTTGTCGGCAGCATCCAGGTGGCCCGCCTCCTTCTACAAGAGGAAGGGGAGGGGGGACGCGCCGCCGCGGGCAGCGTCGGCCTCGTGGAAATCAGGGGGATGATCCTGGATTCCCGCGAGCCGGTTCGCCAGTTGCGTCACTTTCTGAAGAAGGACGATATCAAGGCGGTGGTGGTCCGGATCGACTCGCCGGGCGGTGTGGTGGGACCGTCTCAAGAGATCCACGACGAGGTGCGCAGGCTGGCCGCCCAGAAGAAGGTGGTCGTTTCCATGGGGAGCATGGCCGCCTCCGGCGGGTACTACATCGCGGCCCCCGCCACGGTTATCTATGCCAATCCCGGCACCATCACGGCCAGTATCGGCGTGTTGATCAAATTTTCCAACATCGAGGGGCTGATGGACAAGATCGGCATCAAGTCCACCACCGTCAAGACCGGTACCTTCAAGGACGCCGGGTCGCCGAGCCGTCCCCTTTCGCCTGAGGAGCGGGCCATGTTCCAGGCAGTGATCGACAGCACGCACGAACAGTTCGTCCGGGCCGTTGCCGAGGGGCGCAAACTGCCGCTGGAACGGGTCAGGGAGCTGGCTGACGGGCGGATACTGTCCGGGGAGCAGGCCAAGGTGGTGGGGCTGGTGGACAAGCTGGGCAACCAGCAGGAGGCGGTTGCCGAAGCGGGCCGTCTTGCCGGTATCAGCGGCGAACCGGCAGTCGTTCTGCCGCCCCGCAAAAAGATGAGCTACCTTGACCTGTTAACGGACGGCGCCGAGCAGAGCATCAACCGGGTCGTCAACGGAGT